Within uncultured Methanoregula sp., the genomic segment AAATTACGTTTATTCTCCACACGAACAGAAGCCGGGTGTTTTACAGGGGTTTCCGGAACGGACTGGGATCGGAAAATGGGAATCGGAGCCCGCAACGGGCTTATTTTCCCGTATCTCCGATTCCACTCCTCGAAATCCCACCCTGATTTGATAGGATTAAATACAACCAGCATCAACTACCCGTGGTGAAAACCATGAAGATCAGTGCACGAAACCAGATTGCAGGAACCGTGAAGATGATCAAGAAAGGCCCGGTCAGCACGGAAGTCGTTATCGCTATTGCCGGGGGCAACGAGATCGTCTCTTCGATCACCACTCACTCTGCAGAAAAAATGGGCCTTCACGAGGGCTCGAAGGTCTACGCGATCATGAAGGCCTCCGAAGTGATGGTAGGAATCGATTAATTTTTTCTTTTTAATGTTTTTGTGACCGGATCCTAATTGAACCGGGTCGAGAGTAATGCTTCGAGATATTCCGCCGGGTAGGATCCCTTGTCCGGGTTGAACCAGATATCGATGCTGCTTTCCCCGATCCTGGCGTGAATTTCGAGAAGGCCGTATTTATGAATGATGTTCACGGGACCGGCTTCCGTGTCCCGCACGTAGAGTTCTTCGTTTCCCAGAAATGCCGCGATATCCTCTTTTGTCACCGGGCGGGAAAGCCGGTACTCACGGTGCTTCCAGCAGGGATAGGGTGGGACCTGGCCCGGAGATGAAGATGACATGGTTGTAAATTGTTTTTAGGGTTCCTATACGATAATACGATCTGTGAGAAAGGTTCCGGTATGATCCGTCAACAGTCACTTCCTTTTGATTGCAATCCATTTCATGCGAGTATTTTTTAGAATATTTATTTAACAATTTATGTTAACAAATTAAAAAGTTAAAAACAAAACATTATAATTATTGGTGTTCAACATATTCATCATCCACACGAGCCCGGACCGGCTGCAGCTATAAATGCCTGAAAACAGGGCATAAAAATGCCATGAAAGAGTTGGTATCTTACCAGAATCCCTTGGGAATTCAAGCAAGACTACCGTCACAATCACCCGGTAATGGATTACATCTGGTTTTGCTATGAAAAATAACGTGAATGCCGCTCTTGTCGGAACGGGAATTATTGTTTTACTATTAATCTTTGTTTTTTCTGCGGGGTGCATCAAATACCTGCCAACCAGCAATGGCGGGGACAAGGGGACAACGATAGTCTCTTCAGAACTGCCCCGGAACAATGTCTTATCCCCCCCGGGTAATGCATCATTCAATCAATCGCCGGTTGTTACTCCTGCGGCAGTTGTGACAATTCACTCCCCCGGATTCCACGTGAATGAAGTGGATCCAATGCCCTATGTCACCCAGGATCCCTACAAGATTCCTTACCGGGATCTCGGGAACTGGTCTGCCGGAGAAACTGCCCGGGGGCAGAGAACTCCGCAGTTCTCCAAAAAAATTATCCTCCGTTCTAATTCAACAGCATTCCAGGTTAACGTTACGAAAGGGCCGCTTGTTATTGATCTGACCTGCACCCCCAAATTTTCCACCCCGGATCAGACCGCAATCAATGGCCAGAATTCCTTTGTTTTTTCAAATGCAGAAGTGACCGTGATCGATGAAATTTCCAAAGCTGCTCTTGCAAAGGATGGGTATGGCGGTGTATACAGTTCCGATCTTCATAAAAAAATCACCATCTACCGGGAGGGATCATTTATTGTAACCCTCACGGGCAACTTCATCGATATCGATATGGCGATCATTACCGGTTCAGCACCGGAACAGGTCCCCGCGACTCCGGGTTCCCGGTATAACGGCTGGGTGGAGGAGTGATGCATTTGCCTGAAAAAAAAGTGAGGTGGGGTACCCGGTTTCAGAATTTTCTGGTGATGGTATCATGCACGCTCCTCCTTGTGGGACTCAGTGATGTATTCACGACCCTGAAAAAAAGTATCCGTGTCAAAAAAGATCCACTCCCCCCCATAGAACCCCATCCCCGGCAGAGCACCCCTAAAAATGAATTGCCAGCCCTGGATATGGTGACTGCCCGTTCATCCTTTGAACACCTCCTTTCAATCCTTGCTGAACCCTCGTGGGAAGGCATAGCATCCCTCATGGCCCTCGTCGCAGTTGCCCTGGTATCGGCATTTATCGTCCTGTTTATCGATATCACCCTCCCCGCCATGATCGGTCTTTCGGTTGTCACATTTGTGGCGGCAGTGCTATCTGTTAAGACAATTTCACGCAGGCGGGCGGAGGGATCCTGGCTTCCGCTGGGGATCTTCAATAAAAGTAAACCGGATTGTTCTTTGCCTGTGCCGGATTTGTTTCCTGAATCAGAGCCTTTTGAATCGGGCTATGCCATGGATATACCGGAAGAAATTGCGTTGGCTACCCTGGAGCGGTACTGGGTTGCAGAACCCTATTCCTATGTAAAGATCGAACGGGTCAGGAACGAGGGGTTCACCTACATCGTGGTCGAACCCGCCATCTCCCAGAAAGAGAAGACAATCCTGATGGAAACCTACGCCCACCTTCGGGACATCATCATTTACGATAACACGGAGAAAGGCAAGGAAGATCGCGTTGATCCGATTGCCGTGGCAAGGATCATCCGGCAGTTTGATCCGGATATTACCGAGGATCGGGTAGAGATCCTGAATTATTATATCCGACGGGATCTCTCCGGCTATGGCCCGCTCGAAGTCCTTATGCGCGATCCGGCGCTGGAGGATCTCAGTTGCAATGGTCACGATCTCCCCGTTTTCATCTTTCACCGGACGTACGGCAGTCTGCCGACGAGTATCTATTTTACCGAGAGCGAACTGAACCAGTTCGTCTTAAAACTCGCCCAGAAAGCCAACAAGCAGATGTCGCTGTCGAACCCCATGGTCGATGCCACCCTGCCGGACGGTGCACGTATCCAGATCACCTACAGCGCAGTGGTTTCAACAAAAGGCAGCTCGTTTACCATCCGGAAATTCCGGGCCGAGCCCATGACACCGCTGGATCTCATCCGGTTCGGCACTTACAATGCAGAAACCCTTGCGTTCATCTGGCTTGCCATCGAGCACCGCAAAAGCCTCCTTGTTGTCGGGGGTACGGCAAGCGGCAAGACCTCGATGATGAACGCGGTCTCCCTCTTCATCCCGCAGAACGCAAAGGTGGTATCACTTGAAGACACAAGAGAGATCCAGCTCCCGCACAGGAATTGGCTCCCCACCCAGACCCGGGAACTCAATGTGGAAGGGATTAAAGGCGACATCGATCTCTTCTCCCTCTTAAAAGCCTGCATGCGGCAGCGCCCGGAATATATCATCGTCGGGGAGGTCCGGGGCGTGGAAGCCCAGACCCTCTTCCAAGCCATGAATTCGGGTCACGCAACCCTATCGACTATCCATGCGGGAAGCGTGTACGAAGCGATCAACCGCCTGACCCACGATCCGATCAATGTCCCGCCCGTGATGTTCCAGGCGCTTGACCTTGTCGTTGTCCAGTCAATTTACACGCTAGGTAAGACACGGATCCGGCGCTGTCTCTCCATCCATGAGATTGAAGTCACCAGGAACGGGGAGATCAATCCCCTCCTCCTGTTTGAATGGGATATTCAGCACGACACATTTACCCGGAAGTTCCAAAAATCAAAAGTGCTGGATGAGATCGCATTTCACTGCGGGTGGGATGCAGAAGAACTGGAACACCAGCTCAAAAAGCGCGAGGAATTTTTCTCCTGGGCTCTTGAAGTGCAGCCGCCAACCCTGAGGGATCTTGCAAACGCCATTCATGATCTGGGTGACTAAAGCGTGTTCCTTCCACCATTCCTGAGGAGAGCCGAGAAGAAGCTGACTGATTTTGAGATGATGATGCACGGCAGCAACCTGCGCTCGGTGCTCCGGTCGGCTCACATGCCAATCACCGCGGAGGAGTATCTTCGGACCGTCCGGGTCAACCTTGCCGGCACGCTCGTGATGTTCTTCACGCTCTACGGTTTTTTTCTGATCAGCGGGTTCGAACTGGATATTTTCGGTTTGAAGACAACAGGGACAATGCTCTGGATCCTGTTATTCGTCCTGATCGTGCCCGGGCAGTATGCAATGCAGATGTATTACCCCCAGATCATCGCCCATGGCCGGAAAAGCCGGATTGACCTGGACATGCCCTATGCCATCTCCTACATGCAGGCTCTCTCCACCACCATGCCCCCGTTCGGGATTATTCGCAAGGTGTACGAAGAACACGACATGTTCGGGGAGATCTCAAAAGAGTTCGGCATGATTGTCCGGGACGTTGAACTCTTTGGGGATGATCTTGATACTGCCATGAAGAACCTGCAGCGGATCACTCCCTCCACCAATCTCCGCGACTTCCTCAACGACCTTGCCATCGTGTTCGACAGCGGAGGAAATGTCACTACATATCTCGGGGCAAAAACCGAATATTACCGGGACCAGGCCAAACAGGAACTCGAACTGGTCTTAAAGACCATCGAGATCATGGCCGAAGTCTACGTGACGGCCTTTGTTGCCGGGCCGATCGCCCTCATCATCATGATCGTTGCACAGGGGATGACAAATTCCCAGAGCATGGCATGGATCCTTCCGTTGATGTATATCTGCATCCCGGCTGGTGCGATTGTCCTCATCTGGATCCTATCCATGATGCTCCCCCCGGAGAATATGGAGATCTCCCGTAAGGAGACAATTGAACATGATTTTGGTTCCAACGTGCCAGGATCGAATGAGAAAGCCCGTTCCGAAGAAGACCCGAAAAACAAAGAGTTCTACAAGAGGATTGCAGCGAATAAACAACGAAATTACTATCTTGGCCTGCTGCGTCACCCGTTCAGGACCTATATCCGGAGTTACTATTATGGTCTTGGTCTCGGGGTACTCTTCGCTGGGATCATCGCCGGGTTCTGGCTTACCGGGAGTTTTGATTCCCTGATACCCCATGACCGGATGGAGGCGGTACTCTGCTTGATCATCATCGGGTTCATGGCTCCTATTGCCGTTTCGTACGAGGGAAGGCGCTGGTACGTGCAGAACATAGAATCCCACCTGCCGGATTTCCTTAGGGAACTTTCCGATATGAAAGATATCGGGATCACCCTGCACGAAGCTATTCACCGGATTGCCGGGGCGAAACTCGGTGTCCTGAGTTCCGAGCTCTCGGTTGCGTCCCGGGATATAGAGTCGGGAGCGTATGTCAGTTCCGCGCTCGTGAAGATGGAAGAGCGTATCGGTCTCGTGTCGGTGAAGCGTGCAATTTCCCTGCTCGTGCGGGCCAGCGAGATCACGACAAACCTCCGGCAGATCTTCATCATCGCCATAACGGATTTTGAATACTATCTCAAACTCAAGAGGGAACGCTCAAACACAACGATCATCTACGTAATGATCATTTACCTCTCGTTTGGTATCTACCTGTATACTGCATACCAGCTGAATGTGCCGTTCCTTGAAGCGTTCAAGGGAATGAACCTGAGCATCGACACGGCCGGTAACCTTTCCGAGATGTTCCGCATCGGTATTATTCTCGCTACATTCTCCGGCATCATGGCCGGGCAGTTCAGCTCAAACAGCATCCTTGCCGGCTTCAAGCACAGTATAGTTCTCCTGGCTGCCACCATTGCCCTTTTTGTATTTGTGATGTAATCCTGTCCGTCTATCGTATGATATCGACCGATCCGATGGAGATTCCACCCAAATAAGAGGCCCCCATCAAGGTATATGAATGAAAAAGGGATTATCCGGAACTTTCTTCCGGCGTGGCGCCTTTTTTTAAAGATACAATGAACCCATCGATATGGTCTTGCCCGTCTCCTTGTCCACAACGAGCCAGGTGATCCTGGAATTCTTCGCAAGGATCGTGCTTCCAAACTTCATACCCTGGCTCCCATCATCCATTCCTTCGATATAGAATGTATCTCCGGCCTGGATTGTCGTATCGGTGCTTCCTCCGTTATTGCCGACTTCGGTAAAATTCCTCACTTTACTTCCTCCGGCATCGACAGCAGACAACGACGTCTTGTTATCTTCGGAACGTAAAACCACATTGATGGAGCTGAGCATGAACGGGTCACCCCCGTTATGTTCAAAATAAATACGGTGATGCGCCGAATCCGCGGTAACCCGGATAGAACTTTGCGGGCTCTTTTCAGTGCCTCCGGAAAACCCTCCCGCATACGTACTCACGATAGCGGCTATCATGATGGTCACCGCAAGCATGAGCATGACCCCGACAACCGGTGAAACCGCGTCCGTATAATTTCTGCCCCTGCTCACACGACCACCACATCTTTGTCAAAGATGACCTGACCGCTTGGGATGTGGACAATCTTCACCGTAATAACGTCACCTGCCCGGTATCCGTTGACCGGGTCTGTCGTGTCAAAGTTGAGAACCGCATCCAGGCCGAGATTGTGATGGGGCGATGTGCTATAAAACTGGGCCGGGGTTACCAGAAGATCCCCGGCCATCAGAACGGCTGATGCATTTCCAAACCAGCTTTTATATCCGCCATCCGGACTCGCGGTAAGGGGGGAACCGAACCGGTCCTGATCATTGATGAACAAGGCCCCGGCGTACATGCCGGAGTCAGCTGAAACTGCTTTCTCCCCCATGAGGTAGCCCTTGATCAGCTGTCCCGACTCATTCCTGAAATAGGTGGAGATACTCAGGTCCCTTGTCTGGAGGGCATTTCCGCTGATGTGCTCGATTGTCATCGCGTGCGCTGAAAAGTCGCCAAAGGATCGGTTTTCGTAGAAACGGACTTCGAGAATTGCAGACGGGGCTTTTTTTCCGGTACCGGAAAGACCCCCGGCTGCTGCACTGACAATAGCCGCAATTATAATGGTGACCGAAAGCATGAGCATGACACCAACTACGGGAGATACTCCCCCCTCTTTCGTTTTCATTCAGGCACATCCTTGCGATATGAACAGGAATATTCCGTTCATTTCCCTTTATCTCATAACCGTGTCCGATATTCCGTAACCGTTCTTTAAGGAAAATTTATTTAATAAATATGATTAACAATACTTATAAATTTAACATTTTAATTTACCAGTCTCTGATCGAAGCTGGTTTTTTCATTTCCTGATGTGAATTTTGCAATAAGCCGGTAATACCGGCATTGGAACCGGATACATAATGAGCGGGAAAACAGCGGACTCGGGGGTCTCGGAAGTAGTGGGGGAGATGCTTATGATAGCTCTTGTCATCGTATTGATTTCTGTATTTTCTGCCGTGCTCTTCAATTTCCTGCCTGCCGATCGCGATCCGAGCATTTCCATCCTGATGAGTAATGACCAGCAGAACATAACGCTCTGGCACAAGGGGGGAGACTGGGTGAAGTCCGATGACCTGACCGTGATAATAGGAAACGAGACTTCCCGGATATCATTCTCTCATAAGAATGGGGGACTTACGCTGGTTCCGGATAAGACGGTATTCGATCTCGGGAGTAATATCACGGTGCGAATGCCCGCCGATCTCGAAGGTAATGAGACTGTCAAGCTGGTTACCCCCCACACGATGATCTTTACCGGGAAGGTTTTCCTGTGAGTGAGGATGCCGTGGCCCCGGTTGTTGCTGCGATGCTCCTCCTCGCAATCGGGGTTACCTTTTTTGCCGCATGGAATGCCTATTACATCCCCTCGATGAAAGCGCAGTCCGAGATCACGCATCTCAAGGAAGTTGAAACCGGTTTTTTGCGTTTTTCATCGGATATCGAGACCGCTGCCTCACTGAAAAGGAATATGAGACTGTCGGAGCCGATCCTGCTGGGCGGGGGGGAGTTTGCTTTTGATGAAGTGAAATCCGGGGGTTCGCTCAGGATCTTAAGTGAGAACGAGGGGTACATGCGGCTGACCATTACCAACGGAACCACCCCGGAAACGACAAGCAATCTTCTCCGGTTTTCAAATTATTCGTATCAGCCGGAGAATAATTACTGGCAGAACCAGGGGTATGCATGGTCATATGGTAACGTGAATGTCACGAAAGGTTCGCTTTCAACACCCCTCCAGCACACCCGTATGGATGATGTGAAGTACGGGGTAACCGGGGCACTGTTCGATCTGGATGCCCTCCCTTCGCCAGAGGATCCTGCCCGGTGTTCCCTGATGAATGTATATACAGTCACTATTACTCCATCTGCCGGACAAACGTCTGAAAGCGGTAACGGGAACGGGATGCTCGTACTGGAGAGCACGGTTGTGAACCAGCAGTTTGCCAATGCAACGGGCATGAAGGTTGGACTCAACCCCGATCTGCCAAAAGGATTCCGGGATGCTCTCTGGGAGACCATCAGCCAGCGTGCAAATAATGTCCTGACCTGCGGAAATGTCCATACCTCCCTTGATCCTTCGAACCAGGAGATCCGGATGGTGTTTGATACCATTCCGAATATGACCCTGAACCGGAAAACAACGGAGATCACGCTCGGGACAAACTAACGACCAGTGCCGGTCGGATAGTTCCCCGGAAAATTACCCTGCCATCTGTGGCAATATGACGAACAGATTGTTGATTACCACCGCACTATAGAAAACGATGAGAATGCAATAAAAAACAAATCCCGATCCTTTCACGCGCTGCTCTGCAACAAGGGAGACCAGAAAGATCACGAGAAGGATTGCAGCTTTGAGGACCAGGTGCAGGGCAGGGTTTGCCACAATTCCTGTCATAAGGGGATTGAGTTCAACGCCCCCCATCCGGAGAATGATCTGGGTTGTTGCGATATCGAGCAGGAATAATATTCCGAGAACGAGCAGGAGTTCCACGCTCCGGCGTATCATCCCGTGGTCCAGCGGACGATATGCCGGGAACGGGCTGTGGATATCGTGGCCCGGTCTTCCTGCAAACATAGCAGATACCACAACTTCATCATATTAAGTGCTTCTCGTCATAAAAAGGCCATTTTGGGAATTAATTAAACTTTAATTTTTAATTATAAGAAAAGTTAATGAAATTTTCACAAATGCCGTTTTTATTGTTATGCGAGGTTGAAGCTCATACGAGTAAAGAATGAATAGTTTCCTGAATTTCATTAAACTATGGGAAAATCCCGCTAAAATGCAAATCCAAATTAATCAGCGATTTCCGGCATTCCACCAGAGGTGAGCGCTGTAAGACACCCCGTTCAGGACAAATCCTTTGTCGCACGGCCGGAGTTTTTGGGTGAAATAGTCTTTCAGGATCTCTTCATGAGCAATAGTAGAGCAGTTCAGGCGCTGGTAATATTCCCTGACAACTTCATCGACGTCCTGGTATACCGTGGCTTTTTTTCGTTCTGTTGTCAGATTGGCATATATGCCCATCTCATACAGTACCTGCCAGAGACTGTCTGCAAGAAGTTCTCCCGGATATTCCCTGCCATGAAGCCGTGGCCAGAGATCCCGGCTGACGCGTGCCCATGATGGGGGCGTCAGGAACCAGAATAAGTGGACCCTCCCCCGGCAGCAGGCTTGCATCTTTTCAATGGCCTCCCCGATGTCTGTCATGGAGAGGGAATAGGAAGCGATCACCGCATCGAATGGATCGCCAAGCTCGCTTATAGAAACATCTTCCCACCGTGAAGGGATGACGGTTATGTTTCCCACCCCCGAACGTGCCAGGTTTTTCTGCAGCTCTTCCCGCATGGCGCCGGATGGTTCGATCACGGTTACCTCGCAGCCCATTTCAGCAAGGGGAATTGCGTGGGTCCCGCTTCCACCCCCGATATCAAGGACACGTGAGCCGGCGGGGATCTGCATGGCTTTCAGCTGTGCCTCTTTCTTTCCCTGCCAGGATTCACGGGCACGGCTCCTGACGTAGAGATCGGTCACGTTATTCCGGTTGTTCCAGTAAGCGTCTGCACTCTCGAATTCCGGTATCCGTGACTGGTCGAGTTTTTTCTGCCGCCACAGGTCTCTCCAGTACCTGGGGTACAGGGAAACAGGAACGGGGCCGGGGATCAATGGTTCCATGGGATTTCAGCCGGGATATTCACGATTTCAGTACGGTATAATATGATGCGACACCGCAGTTCTTGCACATTACCTTTCCTTTGACAACAACATGCCGGTTATCCATGATCTGCTCCCCGCACATGCTGCACTTCTCTTTCGTATGCGGGAATCCCGGGATGTCGTCATCGGGAATGTCCATATGGACATGCTCGATCTTCAGGATCTCCGGTTCGGGAATTTCACCGAGGAGTTTGAGCATCTCTTTCTGTTCCAGCTTATCATGTGCTGCACGGTTTTTTTCATGGACCGATACACGGACCGCCTTCCGCGTCCCGATATCCACAAACGTGGCGGCAAATTTTCCATAGTCTTTATGCTTGAGGTTCCTGTGGCCAAGCGAGCAGCCGGTGATTGCCTGGACCGCATCTGCCCCGCACCGGTCGATCTCCATATACACGATGAGATTGCGGTTCTCTTCATGGGGGTTCATGCCCAGTTCCCGCAATCCAGCAATGGTCAGCCGTGTTCCAAGGACAATCCCGCCACAGACATGCCCATGGAAATTTTTCGCCTTGTTGAATAGTACTTCGTAATCGCTCATGTTTTCACCCGTTTTTTGTTTCAATGCAACATCCCCCCGTTGTTTGCTGAGTCCTGATCTTTGCTCCACCAGATATGTGCTACCCGGGTACCGTTCCCGAGAATCATGCTATCCCCATCCTGACGGAGAACCGTCTGAAAATAATTCCGCACGGTCTCTTCGTGTGCCGGAGTGGTACAGTTCAGGCGCTCCAGAAATTCATCTACAGCCTCCTGGACGTTCGCATACCGCGACGGGGGAAAACCCGGTTCCGCCGTGAGACTGGCATAAATCCCCATCTCGTACAACACCTGCCAGAGCCATTCCGCGGTTGGTTCTCCGGGGAACGTGCCGCCATGCAGGAGCGGCCACAAGTCTTTGTTCACCTGGACCCATGCCGGAGGCGTCAGGAACCAGAAGAGGTGGACCGTGCCCCGGGAGCATACTTGCATTTTCTCGAGTGCCTCGCCGATGTCCATCATTGTTAAGGAGAAGGAAGCGATCACCGCATCGAACGGTTTTCCCAGTTCGCTCACCTTCACATCCTCCCAGCGTATTGGGATGACAATAATATTTTTGATTCTCTCTTCTTTTATCCGGGCTTCCAGCAGTTCCCGCATTACGGGTGAAGGCTCGATAACGGTAACGTGACAGCCCCTTGCCGCAAGCGGGATGGCATATGTTCCCGGGCCGGCACCGATATCGAGAACCCTTGAGCCGTCAGGGATATTCATCGCAGCCAGCCGCGATTGCGTGGTCTCATCGTGTTTCCCGTTTCCTTTCGTGTATACGGTATGAACCTTCTTTTTGTTCCCCCAGAACTGGCGGGAATTGCCATAATTCGGAACGGCGCAATGGGCGAGTTTCAGCTGGCGCCATTGTTCACGGAAGGACATAGTGTCGGTGTCAGATGCCGCTCTCTGATAGAGCGGGGATGTAATGGGATCTATGGGTGAATCCACGTTCATACTATTAAATTAACTTTTTACTGTTATCAACAATTTGTTTTTAATTTACCGGAGGATTCCACTGGTATTTGAAACCTGAGAAGCCGATGGATATAAGGCCCTGCACGATCAGTATGGCATGGTGAAAACCATGAAGATCAGTGCACGAAACCAGATAGCGGGCACCGTGAAGTCTGTCAAGAAGGGCCCGGTAAGTACTGAAGTTGTGATCACCATTGCCGGGGGCAGTGAGATCGTTTCCTCCATCACCACAACTTCCGCGGAGAAACTGAAACTGAAGGAAGGATCGAAGGTCTTTGCGATTGTCAAGGCTTCCGAAGTGATGGTCGGGGTCGATTAAAACCTCTCTAAAAAAAATTATTTTTTTCTTCTCAGTAGTACTGCAGCACCAAGTCCTGCAAACAGTCCGGCTATGGGGAATGGGGATCGCGGTGCCGGCTCTTTACCCTCATAGATCACCGCACCGGCCTCACCGGGTAGGATCCTGGCATACTCAAAAGTACCAAAGCCCTTGCCGAAAAGGAATGAAGTATCTGAGGGCTGGAGAAGAGAAATCCCTTCAGCAATGCCGAGGGTCCGGCCAACCGGAATTTCAAAGGTCCTGCCGGGAATCAGAGTTGCATTTTGTGCAAGAACTGCATTCCGGCGGAGCGTGTAATTTCCTCCTTCTGATGTGAAAATCACCGGGTTGCCTCCGGAAATGTCTGTTATGTCGGTGTTATATGCATAGTTCTGGTTGGCTCCATTTTTATTCACATGCATCATAATCACGGGGTTTCCTGATATCTCAACAGCGCCGAATTTGGAATCAATACATATGTTCCTTTCAGTGCCTCTTCCTGAACGGACTTCTATTTGCCCGCCGGATATCATCACGCCGCCGTCTGCATTTTGTGCTGCTACCTCGCCTCCGTCAAGACCAAAGGTATTTTTTCCACCCTGTTGTGAGGTTTTCACCATCCCGTCAGTGATAATAATGAAATGCGAGGCGTAGATTCCTTTGTTCTTATGGCATTCCGTCTCAACGGTTATGAATGTGGAACCTCCGGAGATCGAAACATTGCCGGATTCCGCACAGATGCCAAAAGCATTGCCGCCCCCTTTTTCGTTCTGACCATTCACCGTGATATCAAGGCGTCCGCTCTCAATGGAAACGGAAGGAGCTCTGATTCCATAGACCATCTCCGAATCATTGTGTGCGATGATGGTCAGCGTGTTGCCCGATGGAGACCTGATCGTTACCGGAACTGTAGAATTAATACCGGCATTGCTGTTGCTACGGATAGCCACGCTGTCATCGATCCTGATGATGAGGTTATCCTTCCCGCTGTAGTTGATACCATTTTTGAACTGTTCCATGGAAGCGGTGTTGAGAATGTATTCCGTTGCGGACGCAGCGGATGTGAAGAGGAGGAGACAAATGGTGATGATTATCATCGTTTTGTAAAAATGAGGCATGATAGAACGGCAGGTAGTTTGTCCGGACCTGACCGGATTCTCTCTGGTCTCTTGTGAAATATCATCAGGTATTTGAACTGACATTGATCATTATTAGAAAAAATGGTAATTAAAAGTGTTGAATTAACTCTTGTTGTTAAATACAAATGATTTTTATTTTAGATAGCAAAAAGAGAAATTATACTAACAGCACACCTTCTGAGTATATTCATAAACATTATCCGTCGGAGAACCCAATCCAGGTGAGTACCCCTTGTGTCGGTTTTCTCCACATTCCAAATCGAGACTTTTTTAGCAAATAGGGCTCATTTTGAGCGATTTTGTATGGGTGCACTTTTTTTGGGGACCCGAAAAACTGCGGAATTCCCCCGGAACACCCGCTATAAATCTCAGGATTCGTTCATTTTAACCTTTATTTGACCCGGATTTACGTCGCAGTGGCAAAACTGCGCTAATAGGATCCTAATGATTCGAGGAACGGCTTTTTCCACAATATTCCGGTGCAGGATGGACAGGCAGGGAATGCCGGATCCGGGGCGATCGAAGGCAGGAATCCCGGTACGGTCTGTCGGGGAATCTACGGTTTTCACGGCAACGTAATCAGCCTGTCTGAAACCATTTTGATCCAGAGAGATTTTTTCCGTTAGCAGGTAAGTCAGCCGTTTTTTATCACATATTCCGTTACACGAACTATTTTTTCAAAAAAAATTCAAAGTAAATCTCTAAAAATTTGAATCCTTGCGTCAACCTCTGAAAACATGAATACAAACTTACTTTTGCTTTTACCTCACT encodes:
- a CDS encoding class I SAM-dependent methyltransferase, which encodes MEPLIPGPVPVSLYPRYWRDLWRQKKLDQSRIPEFESADAYWNNRNNVTDLYVRSRARESWQGKKEAQLKAMQIPAGSRVLDIGGGSGTHAIPLAEMGCEVTVIEPSGAMREELQKNLARSGVGNITVIPSRWEDVSISELGDPFDAVIASYSLSMTDIGEAIEKMQACCRGRVHLFWFLTPPSWARVSRDLWPRLHGREYPGELLADSLWQVLYEMGIYANLTTERKKATVYQDVDEVVREYYQRLNCSTIAHEEILKDYFTQKLRPCDKGFVLNGVSYSAHLWWNAGNR
- a CDS encoding FmdE family protein, with amino-acid sequence MSDYEVLFNKAKNFHGHVCGGIVLGTRLTIAGLRELGMNPHEENRNLIVYMEIDRCGADAVQAITGCSLGHRNLKHKDYGKFAATFVDIGTRKAVRVSVHEKNRAAHDKLEQKEMLKLLGEIPEPEILKIEHVHMDIPDDDIPGFPHTKEKCSMCGEQIMDNRHVVVKGKVMCKNCGVASYYTVLKS
- a CDS encoding class I SAM-dependent methyltransferase; this translates as MNVDSPIDPITSPLYQRAASDTDTMSFREQWRQLKLAHCAVPNYGNSRQFWGNKKKVHTVYTKGNGKHDETTQSRLAAMNIPDGSRVLDIGAGPGTYAIPLAARGCHVTVIEPSPVMRELLEARIKEERIKNIIVIPIRWEDVKVSELGKPFDAVIASFSLTMMDIGEALEKMQVCSRGTVHLFWFLTPPAWVQVNKDLWPLLHGGTFPGEPTAEWLWQVLYEMGIYASLTAEPGFPPSRYANVQEAVDEFLERLNCTTPAHEETVRNYFQTVLRQDGDSMILGNGTRVAHIWWSKDQDSANNGGMLH
- a CDS encoding TOBE domain-containing protein gives rise to the protein MKISARNQIAGTVKSVKKGPVSTEVVITIAGGSEIVSSITTTSAEKLKLKEGSKVFAIVKASEVMVGVD